In a single window of the Clarias gariepinus isolate MV-2021 ecotype Netherlands chromosome 16, CGAR_prim_01v2, whole genome shotgun sequence genome:
- the LOC128544203 gene encoding uncharacterized protein LOC128544203, producing the protein MHWLPLVAMVIASALIFPYCPGLPRLVAATMEPGNNSSTRSLVNPIPKSNDSSHAEYMSSAKKSAEKLPHQTADVRVRSDTTIKGTPSLTKEDFSPEKTRQYEKAKPGSMDHMLQSSSKVQERHKFQEKHIHRNSNDDHFQKNHKVGPHIDGDETSDNGLKRKTEQVSVKRLTFTQNPRNLHIADGPTKKEDLKDMGREGMKGTSLPTMPALPPERLGLSLEGHLQVDDELLLLDTHPRVLFSTSPSPPKHPPLQIMLELGLMPEQLEEHEMDDKESKLDKSEDGEPYKNLLLDLSDSSEQETQSLRRIKRQIPHTGFERSVCEATSGWVMDRRTAFDAYMQNVTVLDKFPTRKGMMRQYFYETRCRGPDHRGVPAGEHGLAGAGCLGVDKRHWVSECQTKQSYVRAFTSDNARGTGWRWIRIDTSCVCVLYSRAQKKGLTTRQGMR; encoded by the coding sequence ATGCACTGGCTTCCCctggttgccatggtgattGCCTCGGCCCTGATCTTCCCTTACTGTCCCGGTCTGCCCAGGCTCGTTGCAGCGACAATGGAGCCTGGCAACAACTCCAGCACCAGATCACTGGTAAATCCAATCCCCAAATCCAACGACTCATCTCATGCGGAATACATGTCAAGTGCTAAAAAATCAGCGGAAAAATTACCTCACCAGACAGCAGATGTTCGTGTTCGGAGCGACACAACGATTAAAGGCACACCTTCGTTAACGAAGGAGGACTTTTCACCTGAAAAGACGAGACAATATGAAAAGGCAAAGCCAGGCAGTATGGACCACATGCTGCAAAGTTCAAGCAAAGTTCAAGAACGCCACAAATTCCAGGAGAAGCACATACATAGGAACTCAAATGAtgatcattttcagaaaaatcaCAAGGTAGGACCTCATATTGATGGAGACGAGACTAGTGACAATGGTCTAAAAAGGAAAACTGAGCAGGTGTCTGTGAAACGATTGACTTTTACACAGAACCCAAGGAACCTGCACATTGCAGATGGACCTACAAAGAAGGAGGATCTGAAAGACATGGGCAGAGAGGGAATGAAGGGAACCTCATTGCCCACAATGCCCGCATTGCCCCCTGAGCGCCTGGGATTAAGTCTAGAGGGACACTTGCAGGTGGATGATGAACttttgctgctggatacacaCCCTCGAGTGCTGTTTTCCACTTCCCCTTCACCTCCCAAACATCCACCTTTGCAGATAATGCTGGAATTGGGGCTCATGCCCGAGCAACTAGAAGAACATGAAATGGACGACAAGGAATCAAAGTTGGATAAGAGCGAAGATGGGGAACCCTACAAGAACCTCCTGTTGGATTTATCAGACTCTTCAGAGCAAGAAACACAATCGCTGCGGCGTATAAAGCGCCAAATCCCACACACAGGCTTCGAGCGGTCAGTTTGTGAGGCCACAAGTGGATGGGTGATGGATCGGCGAACAGCATTTGATGCGTACATGCAGAATGTCACAGTACTGGACAAATTTCCCACCAGGAAGGGCATGATGAGGCAGTACTTTTATGAGACACGATGTCGTGGACCGGATCACCGCGGAGTGCCAGCTGGTGAGCATGGACTGGCCGGAGCTGGCTGCCTTGGCGTGGATAAGCGCCACTGGGTGAGCGAGTGTCAGACCAAGCAGTCATACGTGAGAGCGTTCACATCGGACAACGCCAGGGGAACAGGATGGAGGTGGATCCGCATCGACACGTCCTGCGTCTGCGTGTTGTACTCGAGGGCACAAAAGAAGGGATTAACCACACGTCAGGGGATGAGATGA